Proteins from a genomic interval of Candidatus Rubidus massiliensis:
- the petB gene encoding Cytochrome b6, giving the protein MAVYQGKPRESWAEYLANLPAMFVRSIFRHNYPNNDVDRSEIVFKNFFLHFHPVKCHKHSLDPFYTLGLGSISTSLFLILTVTGIILMFYYIPTEDRAYDIMKDWQDTTPFAMMFRNMHRWSAHLMVLFVFLHMSRVFYTGSYKSTRKFNWVIGVILMVLTLLLSFTGYLLPWDQLAFWAITVGSNIAGYVPNIPGFEYNVNRIMLLASTNVGQDALIRFYVLHVAFLPLLTGTLIGVHFWRIRKDGGLSRPPDKFRPDPLRVVQRADTKESFAPGVKRTYGLMELVRGTCPTVDKGPYNFVFTWPHLLRAELVAFLFTLVLVLGLSLINAPLEEPANPIKPPNPSKAPWYFLGLQEMVAYNAFWGGVGIPTLMVLGFMLIPYLDRNPHGEGYWFHRSRYLAIFLWTVFMTFQAILIVIGTYFRGANWGWIWPWTETFARH; this is encoded by the coding sequence ATGGCAGTTTATCAAGGAAAACCAAGAGAAAGCTGGGCTGAATACTTGGCTAATTTACCAGCAATGTTTGTCCGATCTATATTTCGACATAATTATCCCAACAATGATGTCGATCGTTCAGAAATAGTATTTAAAAACTTTTTTTTGCACTTTCACCCTGTTAAGTGTCACAAGCATTCTCTTGATCCCTTTTACACTTTAGGGCTTGGATCCATTTCTACGAGTCTTTTTCTGATTTTAACGGTAACTGGCATTATCTTGATGTTTTATTATATCCCAACCGAGGATCGCGCCTACGATATAATGAAAGACTGGCAAGACACCACGCCGTTTGCGATGATGTTTCGCAATATGCATCGATGGAGCGCTCATCTAATGGTGCTTTTTGTTTTTTTACACATGTCGCGCGTTTTTTATACGGGCTCATATAAAAGCACAAGGAAATTTAATTGGGTTATTGGTGTAATTTTAATGGTTTTGACCCTTTTGTTATCTTTTACGGGCTATTTACTCCCTTGGGACCAGTTAGCTTTTTGGGCAATAACAGTGGGGTCAAATATTGCAGGTTATGTTCCTAATATCCCAGGCTTTGAATATAACGTAAATCGAATAATGTTATTAGCTTCCACAAATGTGGGGCAGGATGCCTTAATTCGTTTTTATGTACTTCATGTAGCTTTTTTACCCTTGTTGACGGGGACATTAATCGGTGTACATTTTTGGAGAATTCGAAAAGACGGGGGCTTATCCAGACCTCCTGATAAATTTAGACCAGATCCTTTAAGGGTAGTTCAAAGAGCTGATACAAAAGAGTCTTTTGCTCCAGGAGTTAAAAGGACATATGGCTTGATGGAACTGGTTAGAGGGACGTGCCCAACTGTTGATAAAGGTCCCTATAATTTTGTCTTTACCTGGCCTCATTTATTAAGAGCCGAACTTGTGGCTTTTTTATTTACTTTAGTTCTTGTATTGGGTTTGTCGTTAATAAATGCACCTTTAGAAGAGCCTGCAAACCCTATTAAGCCTCCCAATCCATCGAAAGCTCCCTGGTACTTTTTAGGATTACAAGAAATGGTTGCCTACAACGCTTTTTGGGGAGGTGTCGGGATTCCAACTTTAATGGTATTAGGTTTTATGCTTATACCTTATCTAGATCGAAATCCTCATGGAGAAGGCTATTGGTTTCATCGCAGCCGTTATCTGGCCATTTTCTTGTGGACAGTTTTTATGACTTTTCAAGCCATTTTAATTGTCATTGGTACCTATTTTAGGGGAGCTAATTGGGGATGGATATGGCCTTGGACAGAAACGTTTGCTAGGCATTAA
- the petC gene encoding Cytochrome b6-f complex iron-sulfur subunit: protein MPKHRNTLNTDPDSNDPKISRRSFLAMLGVGACLLGAAQMVNLSFLGFLYPNAMKIPPSVFSIGRPEELLSREGKIFNPKQKVFVETQSGKVRVQTAVCTHLGCTVNMVDTGYSCPCHGSTYDRYGRNTGGPAPLPLVYFEVSKGASGDIMVNKSKTTLDWDKAWFNLIG, encoded by the coding sequence ATGCCAAAACATAGAAATACCTTAAATACAGATCCCGACAGCAATGATCCAAAAATCTCACGTCGCTCTTTTTTGGCCATGTTAGGCGTTGGAGCTTGCTTACTTGGTGCGGCGCAAATGGTTAATCTTTCCTTCCTTGGTTTTTTGTATCCTAATGCTATGAAAATTCCTCCAAGTGTTTTCTCTATAGGAAGACCTGAAGAATTGTTATCTAGGGAAGGCAAAATTTTTAATCCGAAACAAAAGGTTTTTGTTGAAACACAATCGGGTAAAGTTAGAGTCCAAACAGCTGTCTGCACTCATCTTGGTTGTACGGTAAATATGGTAGATACAGGCTACTCTTGTCCATGTCATGGTTCTACATATGATCGCTATGGCAGAAATACAGGGGGACCCGCTCCTTTGCCATTAGTATACTTTGAAGTTTCTAAAGGGGCATCTGGTGACATAATGGTAAATAAATCAAAAACTACATTAGATTGGGATAAAGCCTGGTTTAATCTTATAGGATAA
- a CDS encoding putative protein, possibly involved in nitrogen fixation has translation MVVVILSSILTGLASLVIYLYYTKKGQFDDVEDVKYQMFRDENKEVAQKKRDSNAKT, from the coding sequence ATGGTTGTCGTCATACTAAGTTCAATATTAACGGGATTAGCCTCTTTAGTTATTTATTTGTATTACACAAAAAAAGGGCAATTTGATGATGTTGAAGACGTAAAATATCAAATGTTTCGAGACGAGAATAAAGAAGTTGCTCAAAAAAAAAGAGATAGCAATGCCAAAACATAG
- the gltD gene encoding Glutamate synthase [NADPH] small chain, translated as MSEEEIIAAYKPIYDVVIPDLDYFIRQIDCRDGCPVNTDPRGYMLAIHQGNYLEGYKIARGPNPFASICGMICGAPCESSCRRDRVDKTLTIRAQKRYLTEWFGLDKQAHVKSLEMSYARGTTNPKPNGLKVACVGAGVASLTCAHDLLRLGYSVDIYEMMRSPGGMLTYGVPTYRLKNEIAFNECYAIEYLGAKIHYNMKVGRDITLTKLQEDYDAVFIGNGLWKSRDLPIPGADKPDVIRGIEYLRVRCMEEAWKIGEHLVVVGGGNVAFDVARTSVRNGAKSVTMVCLESRDEQTADEFEIEDGMEEGITIHNRLAPLSVERDKNDKIIGLRVQRISSLFDHAGRFSPKVIPNTEFVIPCDTLALAIGQSMDVSIFNGWDKKKDLVLDRGLIKVERGTGRTSIPKLYAGGDAAYGPALFITAIRHGQESARAIDTDLRNTRPYQEFSAEFTEISPDRDKTYLKTKWALPTLQPAKLRMHNQNMVENNYTSEEAHEQSNRCLQCHVSPVFNGHLCIKCNGCVDVCPCNCLKQVPLSQLNMDLGDGNLRKAVDNYYGIDSATIDDDTLNNIGTAMLKDELVCIRCGLCAEKCPTQAVTMDLMDYSFRWIG; from the coding sequence ATGTCGGAAGAGGAAATAATAGCGGCCTATAAACCAATCTATGATGTAGTCATACCAGATTTGGATTATTTTATTCGACAAATAGATTGTCGAGATGGTTGCCCTGTTAATACCGATCCGAGAGGTTATATGCTTGCCATTCATCAAGGCAATTATTTAGAAGGGTATAAAATAGCAAGAGGTCCAAATCCTTTTGCTTCTATCTGCGGTATGATTTGCGGAGCCCCTTGCGAATCCTCATGCAGAAGAGATCGTGTGGATAAAACATTAACGATTAGAGCTCAAAAAAGATACCTTACAGAGTGGTTTGGACTTGACAAGCAAGCGCATGTTAAATCTTTAGAAATGAGTTATGCAAGAGGCACTACAAATCCTAAACCAAATGGTTTAAAGGTAGCATGTGTTGGAGCGGGGGTTGCCTCGCTAACTTGTGCTCATGATCTTTTACGTTTAGGCTATAGTGTAGACATATATGAAATGATGCGATCTCCTGGTGGGATGTTAACTTATGGTGTTCCAACATACCGTCTAAAAAATGAAATAGCGTTTAATGAATGTTATGCCATTGAGTATTTAGGGGCAAAAATTCATTATAATATGAAGGTTGGACGCGATATTACTTTAACAAAACTTCAAGAGGATTACGACGCTGTTTTTATTGGAAATGGACTTTGGAAGTCTCGAGATTTGCCAATTCCTGGCGCTGATAAACCAGATGTTATTCGAGGAATCGAATATTTAAGAGTGCGCTGTATGGAAGAGGCGTGGAAAATTGGTGAACATTTGGTTGTTGTAGGAGGGGGCAATGTAGCCTTTGACGTTGCCCGTACCTCTGTGCGCAATGGAGCCAAATCTGTTACTATGGTTTGCTTAGAAAGTAGGGATGAACAAACTGCTGACGAATTTGAAATTGAAGATGGAATGGAAGAGGGAATTACAATCCATAATCGCTTAGCACCCCTTTCTGTAGAAAGAGATAAAAATGACAAAATTATTGGTTTAAGAGTTCAACGCATCTCATCTTTATTCGATCACGCGGGTCGATTTTCACCTAAAGTTATTCCCAATACAGAATTTGTGATCCCATGTGATACTTTAGCCTTAGCCATTGGTCAATCGATGGATGTGTCCATTTTTAATGGTTGGGACAAAAAAAAGGATCTTGTATTGGATAGAGGTCTTATAAAGGTCGAACGAGGAACAGGCAGAACTTCTATTCCAAAACTATATGCTGGAGGTGATGCGGCCTATGGCCCTGCTTTATTTATTACAGCCATAAGGCATGGGCAAGAATCGGCAAGAGCTATTGACACAGATCTTCGCAATACGCGCCCTTATCAAGAATTTTCCGCTGAGTTTACTGAAATATCTCCTGATCGTGATAAGACATACCTGAAGACTAAATGGGCTCTACCGACACTTCAGCCGGCAAAATTGAGAATGCACAATCAAAATATGGTAGAAAATAATTATACCTCTGAAGAAGCGCATGAACAATCCAATCGTTGTTTACAATGTCATGTAAGTCCGGTTTTTAATGGTCATTTATGTATTAAATGTAACGGTTGCGTTGATGTATGCCCTTGCAATTGCCTAAAACAAGTCCCTTTAAGTCAATTAAATATGGACTTAGGAGATGGTAACTTAAGAAAAGCTGTCGATAATTATTATGGAATTGATTCAGCAACGATTGACGATGACACCTTGAATAATATAGGCACAGCTATGCTTAAAGATGAGCTTGTTTGTATCCGGTGTGGTTTGTGTGCTGAAAAATGCCCAACTCAAGCAGTTACAATGGACTTAATGGATTATTCTTTTAGATGGATAGGATAA
- the coaD gene encoding Phosphopantetheine adenylyltransferase: MKKAIYPGSFDPPTLGHINLIERASKFCDILYVAIGKNSTKVKTLFNAEEKLELLTLSTKHLPNVEVCLFDGLLITLAQTLQTFYIIKGLRNYKDFEEEISQENLNKMLSPVETVYLFAEGKSTYIHSRLIKEIGMNGGDISPFVPKAILNRVQNRLKKLSE, from the coding sequence ATGAAAAAAGCGATTTATCCAGGATCTTTTGACCCACCCACATTGGGCCACATTAATTTGATCGAAAGAGCCTCAAAATTCTGTGACATTCTATATGTAGCTATTGGAAAAAATTCTACTAAAGTTAAAACATTATTTAACGCTGAAGAAAAACTAGAGTTGTTAACTTTGAGTACAAAACATCTTCCAAATGTTGAAGTCTGTCTCTTTGACGGCTTACTCATTACTCTGGCTCAAACCCTACAAACATTTTATATCATTAAAGGTTTGCGCAATTATAAAGATTTCGAAGAAGAAATTTCTCAAGAAAACTTAAATAAAATGTTAAGTCCTGTTGAAACGGTTTACTTATTTGCAGAAGGAAAGAGCACCTACATCCATTCAAGACTTATAAAAGAGATTGGAATGAATGGAGGCGATATTAGTCCATTTGTTCCAAAAGCAATACTGAATCGAGTACAAAATCGTCTTAAAAAATTAAGTGAATAA
- the yccX gene encoding Acylphosphatase: MKKHIIVHGKVQGVGFRATVNRLVKDFGIKGKAINLDDGTVEVYLEGEPNLIDRTISALQTLFAISNIEDK; the protein is encoded by the coding sequence ATGAAAAAACATATAATTGTTCACGGTAAAGTACAAGGAGTTGGATTTAGAGCGACCGTTAATCGATTAGTAAAAGATTTTGGAATAAAAGGCAAAGCCATCAATTTAGATGACGGTACCGTCGAGGTCTATTTAGAAGGAGAGCCCAATCTTATCGATCGTACAATTAGTGCTTTACAAACTCTTTTTGCCATCTCAAATATAGAAGACAAGTAG
- the dus gene encoding putative tRNA-dihydrouridine synthase, which produces MKFLQTPFKYGKLTLKNNIFYAPLAGCSDYPFRKMSALYQPGMMFCEMVKMDALIRNDPNTYQILSYHRDMHPIGGQLCGSKPSIAGQAAKIIEDFGFDEVNLNCGCPVDKVTKDGSGSGLLKSPSLIGDILCEMVAAVKIPVTVKIRAGWDESNIVAPLITQIAEEAGATAICVHGRTREQAYKGPANWDYIKQAKDAAKKILVIGNGDVVDGLSAEKMFMQTNCDAVLVARATLGQPWIVQDIVNYFINQQEPTRSLEDCRLALWQHFLYTIDFQPKSKALTDMRRIGCWYLKKTTGTKNFRELISKANNLDFVRDLIQELPMEEMVGAAAEAVSCSDEC; this is translated from the coding sequence ATGAAATTTCTTCAGACTCCATTCAAATATGGAAAGCTTACCTTAAAAAATAATATATTTTATGCCCCTTTAGCTGGTTGTTCAGACTACCCTTTTAGAAAAATGTCGGCGCTTTATCAGCCAGGGATGATGTTTTGTGAAATGGTGAAGATGGATGCCTTAATTAGGAACGATCCAAACACCTATCAAATTTTAAGCTATCATCGCGATATGCACCCAATTGGTGGACAATTGTGTGGTAGTAAACCAAGTATTGCAGGTCAAGCCGCCAAAATCATCGAGGATTTTGGATTCGATGAAGTGAATTTAAACTGTGGTTGCCCAGTCGACAAGGTAACTAAAGATGGCAGTGGATCTGGATTGTTGAAAAGCCCATCTCTGATTGGAGATATATTATGTGAAATGGTGGCTGCCGTAAAAATACCAGTTACTGTAAAAATACGCGCAGGTTGGGATGAAAGCAATATTGTAGCCCCTTTAATCACTCAAATAGCAGAAGAAGCTGGCGCTACGGCAATTTGTGTTCACGGTAGAACAAGAGAGCAAGCCTATAAAGGACCTGCCAATTGGGATTATATAAAACAAGCTAAAGATGCAGCCAAAAAAATTTTAGTTATTGGCAATGGCGATGTGGTAGACGGTCTTTCAGCAGAAAAAATGTTTATGCAAACTAACTGTGACGCTGTCTTAGTGGCAAGAGCGACTCTTGGACAACCTTGGATTGTACAGGATATCGTAAATTATTTTATTAACCAGCAAGAACCAACAAGATCTTTAGAAGATTGTCGTTTAGCCTTGTGGCAACATTTTTTATACACAATAGATTTTCAACCAAAATCTAAAGCCTTAACGGACATGCGCAGAATTGGATGTTGGTATTTGAAGAAGACAACGGGTACAAAAAACTTCAGAGAATTAATAAGTAAAGCGAATAATTTAGATTTTGTGAGAGATTTGATTCAAGAACTTCCAATGGAAGAAATGGTAGGCGCTGCTGCTGAGGCTGTATCTTGTTCTGATGAATGTTAA
- a CDS encoding YGGT family protein, with the protein MIARVVDLLFQAYFFMLFIRILSSWIPELSQYRFMQFISFYTDPYLNFFRKFIPPLGMIDISPIFAFIFLQILNYLFIAFFR; encoded by the coding sequence ATGATTGCAAGAGTTGTCGACCTGTTATTTCAAGCGTATTTTTTTATGCTATTTATAAGAATATTAAGTTCGTGGATACCAGAACTTAGCCAATACCGCTTTATGCAGTTTATCTCATTTTATACAGATCCCTACTTAAATTTTTTCCGAAAATTCATCCCTCCTCTTGGTATGATCGATATCAGTCCCATTTTTGCCTTCATCTTTTTACAAATTTTAAATTATTTATTTATAGCGTTTTTTAGATGA
- a CDS encoding type IV pilus assembly protein PilM translates to MSFEKPDAIQSIGLELEKDTILYASLSQIKGQSTLTDLREFHLEENNVKPLYNNTNLYNLIKNQLIVTTLKPSEFLSRPLEIQVKKEKDIDAVLSFQAEPLLPYPIENAILDKVVLTKDREKTNLQIYAAKKDHLAHHISQWKSLNIEPEVVTSSAHALTQFSKEYIKTEDPYLLLHLAQYTTIVGLVINHKLISSQSISIGVEDLQTAYAKDSLDDNLVQNLHSVDFLDLTTAETPHLLEVKDKLYLEFLRIFYALSKQTKGQEISCIFVSGEGASLSNLDASLTTTLGKTLQYPQKNSFFPFDNALLQKFAIPIGAGLSAQPKALNKINFRQQEFVYPNPWKRYKKPLSLYLLACIGLSLSLIFYGFNYLNYQEMSLRKSYMDLLMIMNKSYNDLEKDFYKKLKGQDIAENDIINPQSLSKADLSERLDFLEKEIQTTPEIFPLLPNVPKVSDVLAWLATHPSLLTPNSEAQIENFSYTMIKKPEQNKKGEKYQVKVEFEFSTPTPKQAREFHDALIAPNEFVDQKNEVKWNANRGKYRTSFFLKDKTQYPSAKI, encoded by the coding sequence ATGAGTTTTGAAAAACCTGATGCCATACAATCGATTGGATTAGAGCTTGAAAAAGATACTATCTTATACGCTTCGTTGTCCCAGATTAAGGGGCAATCTACTTTAACTGATTTGCGAGAATTTCATTTAGAAGAAAATAATGTAAAGCCGCTTTACAACAACACAAATCTTTACAATCTAATAAAGAATCAGCTAATCGTTACCACGCTCAAGCCATCTGAATTTTTATCGAGGCCTTTAGAAATACAAGTCAAAAAAGAAAAAGATATTGACGCTGTTTTATCCTTTCAAGCTGAACCTCTTTTGCCGTACCCCATCGAAAATGCTATTTTAGATAAAGTCGTTCTTACAAAGGATCGAGAAAAAACAAATCTACAAATATATGCCGCTAAAAAGGATCATTTAGCTCACCACATCTCTCAATGGAAAAGTTTAAACATCGAGCCTGAAGTGGTTACATCTTCCGCTCATGCCTTAACGCAATTTTCTAAAGAGTATATCAAAACAGAAGATCCTTATTTACTTTTACATTTAGCTCAATACACCACTATCGTGGGTTTAGTCATCAATCATAAACTCATTTCTTCTCAATCTATTTCTATAGGAGTTGAGGATTTGCAAACTGCCTATGCTAAAGATAGTCTAGATGATAACTTAGTCCAAAATCTACACTCCGTTGATTTTTTAGATTTAACAACAGCTGAAACTCCACATCTTCTAGAAGTAAAAGATAAGCTTTATTTAGAATTTTTACGCATTTTTTACGCTTTAAGTAAGCAAACTAAAGGGCAAGAAATTTCTTGTATTTTCGTTTCAGGGGAAGGGGCTTCTTTAAGTAATTTGGATGCTAGCTTAACTACAACCCTTGGAAAAACCTTACAATACCCCCAAAAAAATTCTTTTTTTCCATTTGATAATGCACTCTTACAAAAATTTGCCATTCCAATAGGGGCTGGACTTAGCGCTCAACCCAAAGCTCTAAATAAAATAAATTTTAGACAACAAGAGTTTGTTTATCCAAATCCTTGGAAGCGTTATAAAAAGCCATTATCCTTGTATCTATTAGCTTGTATAGGTTTAAGCTTAAGTTTAATATTTTATGGCTTTAACTATCTTAATTACCAAGAAATGTCTTTAAGAAAAAGTTATATGGATCTTTTAATGATCATGAACAAGTCCTATAACGACTTAGAGAAAGACTTTTATAAAAAACTGAAAGGGCAAGACATTGCCGAAAATGACATTATTAATCCTCAAAGTTTATCTAAAGCGGATTTGAGTGAACGATTAGATTTCCTAGAAAAAGAAATACAAACTACACCCGAAATTTTCCCCTTGCTGCCTAACGTTCCTAAAGTGAGCGATGTATTGGCATGGCTTGCCACACACCCCTCATTGTTAACGCCAAATTCAGAGGCACAAATCGAAAACTTCTCTTACACTATGATCAAGAAACCGGAACAAAATAAAAAAGGGGAAAAATACCAAGTAAAAGTAGAGTTTGAATTTTCAACCCCAACTCCAAAACAAGCTAGAGAATTTCATGATGCACTCATTGCACCAAATGAATTTGTAGATCAAAAAAATGAAGTTAAATGGAATGCTAATCGCGGCAAATATAGAACCTCTTTTTTTCTAAAAGATAAAACGCAATATCCGTCGGCTAAAATTTAA